One part of the Streptomyces sp. NBC_00286 genome encodes these proteins:
- a CDS encoding YybH family protein: MPEYEKAMRPEDITRFFVERSNAGDAAGVAALYEEDAVLAYPPGELTVGREAIHALWEKVLANRPQFEPEQPLPTLVSGDFALTSTPPKDGSGARAQVVRRQPDGSWLRLLDQPEFVPPFR, encoded by the coding sequence GTGCCGGAGTACGAGAAGGCCATGCGCCCCGAAGACATCACCCGCTTTTTCGTCGAGCGGTCCAACGCCGGTGACGCTGCCGGGGTCGCCGCACTGTACGAAGAGGACGCAGTGCTGGCCTACCCGCCCGGCGAACTGACGGTGGGACGGGAGGCGATCCACGCGCTGTGGGAAAAGGTGCTGGCCAACCGCCCCCAATTCGAGCCGGAACAACCGCTGCCCACGCTGGTCAGCGGCGATTTCGCCCTCACCTCGACCCCGCCGAAGGACGGGTCCGGCGCCCGAGCACAGGTCGTCCGCCGCCAGCCCGACGGAAGCTGGCTACGCCTCCTCGACCAGCCGGAGTTCGTCCCTCCCTTCCGCTGA
- a CDS encoding LysR family transcriptional regulator, producing MELRQLEYLVAVAEEQSFTRAAARVHISQSGVSAQIRQLERELGAELFDRSARTATLTAAGKAALEHARAALAAAGAVGQAVGEVTDLIRGRLTVGMVIGCTVTPLFDALATFHRAHPGVEISLLEDNSDRLVEGVRAGTIDLALIGTAAPTPHGLNALNIISERLVVAVPAGHPLADQRRVALRDLAAHPIVCMPLGTGLRTVFDHACAAQSLQPAIALQASSADAIADLAARGLGVAILSNSMAANYGDRLIARTIDDVETSALLALIWKSTRGPALRALLVHSRHAFTES from the coding sequence ATGGAACTGAGGCAGTTGGAATACCTCGTCGCGGTCGCCGAAGAACAGAGCTTCACTCGGGCGGCCGCGCGGGTACACATCAGCCAGTCCGGCGTCAGCGCCCAGATCCGCCAGTTGGAGCGCGAACTCGGCGCCGAGTTGTTCGACCGGTCAGCCCGCACGGCCACCCTTACTGCCGCGGGAAAGGCCGCGCTGGAACACGCCCGCGCCGCGCTGGCCGCAGCCGGTGCGGTCGGCCAAGCGGTGGGCGAGGTCACCGACCTGATCCGGGGTCGGCTCACGGTTGGGATGGTCATCGGCTGCACCGTCACACCGCTGTTCGACGCTCTCGCCACCTTTCACCGGGCGCATCCCGGTGTGGAGATCTCGCTGCTGGAGGACAACTCCGACCGACTCGTCGAGGGCGTTCGCGCCGGCACCATCGACCTGGCTCTCATCGGGACCGCAGCCCCCACCCCCCACGGGCTGAACGCGCTGAACATCATCAGCGAGCGGCTCGTCGTGGCGGTTCCGGCCGGGCACCCCCTGGCGGACCAGCGGCGGGTCGCTCTGCGCGACTTGGCGGCCCACCCAATCGTGTGCATGCCACTCGGCACCGGCCTACGTACGGTATTCGACCATGCCTGCGCTGCACAGAGCCTCCAACCCGCGATCGCGCTGCAAGCCAGCTCCGCGGACGCCATTGCCGACCTGGCCGCCCGCGGGCTCGGCGTCGCCATCCTCAGCAACTCGATGGCCGCGAATTACGGCGACCGGCTCATCGCCCGCACCATCGACGACGTCGAAACATCAGCGTTGCTCGCCCTGATCTGGAAGAGCACGCGCGGCCCCGCCCTGCGTGCATTGCTCGTGCACAGCCGCCACGCATTCACAGAATCCTGA
- a CDS encoding Clp protease N-terminal domain-containing protein produces MTENSAVTASVRLDDLIEAIKKVHTDALDQLQDAVIAADHLGDVADHLIGHFVDQARRSGASWTDIGKSMGVTRQAAQKRFVPKAESDLDPSQGFSRYTPRARNVVIVSQNEANTAGNDQIRTEHLVLGLIADPEGLGAKAITAQGVTLDAVREAATAALPPRAEDVPALIPFDGNAKKALELTFREALRLGHNYIGTEHILLALLEHEGGTGVLSGLGLDKAAAEASIAKSLEKVAQALQEEA; encoded by the coding sequence ATGACCGAGAACTCAGCTGTCACGGCATCCGTACGTCTCGACGACCTCATCGAAGCCATCAAGAAGGTCCACACCGACGCGCTCGACCAGCTCCAGGACGCGGTGATCGCCGCGGATCACCTCGGCGACGTGGCCGATCACCTGATCGGTCACTTCGTGGACCAGGCCCGGCGTTCGGGCGCGTCCTGGACGGACATCGGCAAGAGCATGGGGGTCACCCGGCAGGCCGCCCAGAAGCGGTTCGTGCCGAAGGCGGAGTCGGACCTCGACCCGAGCCAGGGCTTCAGCCGCTACACGCCACGAGCCAGGAACGTGGTGATCGTCTCCCAGAACGAGGCCAATACCGCGGGCAACGACCAGATCCGCACCGAGCACCTGGTCCTCGGCCTGATCGCCGACCCGGAGGGCCTCGGGGCGAAGGCCATCACGGCGCAAGGCGTCACCCTGGACGCCGTGCGCGAGGCGGCGACCGCCGCCCTGCCGCCGCGCGCCGAGGACGTACCCGCACTCATCCCCTTCGACGGCAACGCCAAGAAAGCCCTCGAACTCACCTTCCGCGAGGCCCTCCGGCTCGGCCACAACTACATCGGCACGGAGCACATCCTGCTCGCGCTGCTGGAGCACGAGGGCGGCACGGGCGTACTCAGCGGACTGGGCCTGGACAAGGCGGCGGCCGAGGCCAGCATCGCGAAGTCGCTGGAGAAGGTGGCGCAGGCGCTCCAGGAAGAGGCCTGA
- a CDS encoding LysE family translocator has product MVDTSLYAAFLVAALALVVSPGPDMMFIVAMGGRGGPVAGVMAAAGVAFAMLVHAVAAMLGLSALFTALPTLYHVLRWVGAAYLLYLAVKAFRDRSVPVEEGGTVGPGRRRAFWQGAVTNLLNPKVILFNVAFLPQFVNPELGHVMGQFLTLGVTLVVIGFAVDASVGLLSGRLSNLLRRSRRVARGLNIFSGAVFTGLAVRLLVASPK; this is encoded by the coding sequence ATGGTCGACACATCCCTCTACGCAGCGTTTCTGGTGGCCGCACTCGCGTTGGTTGTGAGTCCAGGGCCCGACATGATGTTCATCGTGGCGATGGGCGGCCGGGGTGGTCCGGTCGCGGGGGTGATGGCCGCGGCCGGGGTCGCCTTCGCGATGCTGGTGCATGCGGTGGCCGCGATGCTGGGGCTCTCGGCGTTGTTCACCGCCCTGCCGACCTTGTACCACGTACTGCGCTGGGTGGGAGCGGCGTATCTGCTCTACCTCGCGGTCAAGGCGTTCCGGGATCGCTCCGTGCCGGTCGAAGAGGGCGGCACCGTCGGGCCGGGCCGGCGGCGCGCCTTCTGGCAGGGGGCGGTCACCAATCTGCTCAACCCGAAGGTGATCCTCTTCAACGTGGCGTTTCTGCCGCAGTTCGTGAACCCCGAACTCGGCCATGTCATGGGCCAGTTCCTCACCCTCGGCGTCACCCTGGTCGTCATCGGATTCGCCGTCGACGCCTCGGTCGGCCTGCTCTCCGGGCGCCTCTCCAACCTGCTGCGCCGCAGTCGGCGCGTAGCCCGGGGCCTGAACATCTTCAGCGGGGCGGTCTTCACGGGGCTCGCGGTGCGACTGCTGGTGGCTTCGCCGAAGTAG